The following DNA comes from Alosa alosa isolate M-15738 ecotype Scorff River chromosome 13, AALO_Geno_1.1, whole genome shotgun sequence.
CAGCTGGAGAACCTGTAATTGGAGGCAATGGACTATAGTTGGTTTTGGCAGTCTTCTTactcagggatgtagtggtaaaataagaggtgggtaaactatgaattctgtgaggtGGACTGCACCGTGCAGTATCAGAtttttcagaacatgtttgataatggtggaggttattgtccattTTTTATAACAATATCAGTTGAATGggaatggttcctagagtgtattgtgaatgtggataatacagtgtgatttttgaatgttaaagttgcaattggtgaataaactataataagaggtggataaactctatttctgaaatttcagagttggataaactgtgtttacttgcatcGACCCTCCATTAATTCCCTGTTATTACTCTCTTATTTACTGCAATTACCTactcatatatatacacatatggcAGAACCAAAATAAAGCACCTTTTATTTGGCCCATAAGTCTGCGCGTTCCCTTCATGTCATCAAGACCATCAAACTCTCTTATCCAGATGTTGAGCTGGTCAGACCAACTCCCACTGTGGTAGTAGAAGAACTCAAGGCACTGGACCTTGCAGCTTCTTCTAGGGGTCATCCTCCTGGTCTCCATTTTAGCTGAGTCTTCAATTCTACCTCTCTTGGTGCTGAAGTGCATGAAGAAACCTGTGTTTGGACAACAGCACCAACTGAATGAATTGGTAGGATAGGAATTTTGAATTCTGAAGTCTTGTTGGCTGTAATGTGATAATACTACAGTACTAATGTTCCAGtcacaaacaaataataattaCTTTTCTCTGTTCTATTGAAAAAagattctaaaactgatagttccggtccttgattgtgattggctgaatcgcgttagatgccgttgtaaaatgcagcatagacatacaccttgaccgcatttcattctatattactgcgctaccataacttaataaaaaaattaaagtaGCTGCATCttgacgttgcttggcaaccattcagatagaggaaatatatttcttggcggaagaatgattatctaggaataactCATTATctttctagttgctgtgcctttactttattaaactttgccaggtattcaTAGTAAGAGTCTTACAAAAGGGGGATTTGAGGCACTCCGCTAGCGTGTTGTGCCTAACAaagccccttagctgttgtagaatcagtgtaacttACGGCCTCTCTAAATAGACCATGTCTATGCTTTGTAGCAATCACACATACCCCTACAAAACAAATCTctacagaacacagaatctcACCCTGAGAGTGAGTGTCCAGAAGGGTGTGGTCAGAGTGGGGTCCTCCGACAGCtcgtctcactctctcccatcGAACTGAACTCTTGGAGCAGACGCTCATTCCACACATGTCATCATCGAAGCTGCAGTGGTCCAGGAAGGAAATGGACTCATCTGtaagcatacagtacacatttagTTTTAGGAAAAAATTTTAAACTATGGTTTAAGAGAAAATATAATAGGGCATTCTCATCGTGTTGACTGAAAATGTGTCATAGCTTCTCTGGTGTTCTTCTTGCTTCTGTTTTTTCAAAAGAACGACATTTTTTATCAGAGAGTGGCAAACAGAAAATCCAGTTCCTTTGACATGTAAATATGTAATTTTAAATGAAACATTGACTGAGCATTAACCCCTCTGCATAATAAAGTAATCTATGGATGACGCTTTAGTCCGACCTCGCAATACAGATGCTATGAGTAGGGCCTCTAATAGTGCATATGGACTGGGACCTACTGATTCGTTTTTCAATTGCTACTTTACAGAACCCGTAAAGAATCATCGGTAActctccataataaggtgccataataaatagcaaactagtaattacctaaccctttgttaggctactatttgttaattgtttctaaaatatatatttggcacaagttaatagttttttcatcattgaTTAAATGTTAGTTGTTTGCACAAAATCTgcatgttttaacaaatctattaactaatattgtattaatatttgttaatagttaactaaatgtatttttggcactaattaacagttattgtttacatcatttaaatgttaaatgtttatttacaaactatgctaatataaaagttaatgacattattatttatcaagcttttctgattagctttgtggaaaatttatggaatttatggtttatggctttatggtcttgtggggtgtataaggcaccctactgccagtggttggttgtgtgagagtttgcacaCATCTttttccacttcatccttattggatacctttgtggttggctgtcctgtaattggtgaccctctgtctagtgtttgaaagtagtgtactctttgcctttggaagtactatttgtTGCTGCTcgaatttggtgaaattcagggaggggtgtaacagagttagaaatgtagtttagtgtttgtatgtgattttttgCGAATTAATcagctttattgagattggtgttttggagccccttggagaaacggtatactgcagctctgctgcgttttgtccttgtattgttgccatagctgatcagaagcggtatgctttgcattgggtaggttgactgtataaagcactccccactttgttttaattttgtaactggaaaatgttgtttaagttgaaaacttcgatataccacctgtattatattactttgcatgtattgttaggatttgggtgcaattctagcaacttagagaacgttaatacatggatttctatgcaacgtcacgaaaacatgcgtgcgcaaccaagaggcagaaagcaccatagaacagcgtAGAGCaatgctgtccatgaaaagaataaaatgagtttttgtgctgaaaactgcaccaattcgaaatcacgatggttagagaatgttcaatatgttcaatatccctaacggaatgcatgtcttcgccaaaaatgacaaaatacgatgttatattaataatgcaaatgaacgtcaaactctgaaatatagtctgaaatgagatgttattatcattgagacaacaggggtatacaaaaaattccgattgtagcttacagcagccgactatttaggttaagtttataacgttgtggacggccaccaagcgtcttctgcccgtgtattaatgttttcattatgaccacgagttGATACACACTGAGTCTTACGTGACCagctgtaaactccgctagcaactttccatgcatttaatgtaggctagtttagcttagtgtgcatggaaagtgcaattcagtctagcaggaaatgaatgtacatttagtttagcattatgtttatgcattacctccgtatggtctacgtctgtgaATGTTTAGTGAGTCTTAGAAGAATTAATTAACAGTCGTTCttgcacctgaacattccatgtgGCATGTCTCCCTTTATActtgctagtagggctgacagtgatggtataggaatgatgcatgtaatattacggaagcgtattgctgccacactaaaataaataaaaaggctcagtattatgtaattacgtgaaaagtttcttgttataacaatatctttttcacgttttaacaagatatgtatcacgttattacatgaaattatcacgttTTTTCATGATAATGATATTTTCACGTTATAACGTGAAAATATCATGTTATTTAAAGATATGATTTTTTTCACGTTTTTACAAGATATTTATCACGTTTTTACATTAAATTATCACGTTATTTCAAAATAACGAAACTAAACGAAACAAGGCCACGAGAGCTCATGGCTGGCATAAATGATAGTCGTGTCTATGAACTTGCACCCTGGCTGCTATTACACAGTGCTGCTTGAtgactgtttgtttttgtgcatgtgtgtatgtgtgtgtactaggcTACATGTGTGTGGTCAATCAGCTGACTGAGGAGCAGcaaagagggatgtgtgtgtatcggcAGAGAGCTGCTGAAAAGGAGGCCGATAGAGAGGTTCTGTGCAGGATAGCCTGCTCACACAGCCTGATAGTTCTGCTTTATCTTCTTATCAACACAATAAATGAAACGTTCGCTAACTTGAcgcaagagggagaaaaggctTTGATGAATATGCGAATCTTCACGCAGTGTGGGTGAATGTATAGAGCGCTCTGGCTCGGTAGCCTGCATGTCAGGTCATCGCTGTCATTTCTAAGGCTGTGGGGAAGGGACGCTGGGAGTGAGAAGTGAAGCGCTGCAGTCGCACAGTGCAGGCTGCTGGAGAGCACAGCAAAGAAAATATTCAAACAGCAATAGCATGCGCTTTTTGAGATCACACTACAGTAATCAGCCCGGCCCCACCGGGAATCCTCCCGACTCTCCCGATTGCCCCTCcgctaggctagcctactgcacacaGGTGCAGAATATTCTGGACAATGCTTGGGTGTTTGCATAGGCTATAGGCCATCCACCGTGTTCAATAACGAGAATGTCTTGCAAGCTTaaaatagaatttgattgagtcGTATAAACGAGCATATCCTATTCTTGCCTCTCGTTTCGTTTAGCCGTCaagagtggcagcatgtcaaggtagctctgttttttttcttgaatgtCCCCTtgtggatcaataaagtatctatctatctattgtaagggtcctatggggagtggttcatattgggataggcagaagcacagtttaataacaattagttaaataaccgcagagcggtacaaaatatgaccgccgcccagcacatgttttccacaaaaacaagtcacgctgaaaggcatatatgattctaactgtctcactgaattgcattatgcacactcaattctcactggtatctgctagacaacaagtaccaaaacatgattagttcaaagatttcacatgtaatatacattttatacaaccccacccccatcttgcctgttcataattctgagaaattcttgaattgtgtgcatgtgtgcgtgtacatgtttatgtttatgtgggtgtgtgggtgtgtgtgtgtgcgtgcatgtgcatgtgcttgtgtgtttgcctgtttatgtgcctgtgtgtgtgcatgtgcatgcatgcgtatatatgtctactgtgtgagtatgtgtcatacgtaggattactgtgaatgtatgtgtgtgcgtgtgtatctgtttatgcacatgtgtgcatatggaatgggtttacatgacccctggaggcaaacatacgccaaaaattggtcatcctaggccctacggttctcaagatattcacagaaaactgtgtctgccctaccctccttcggggtccagtccagcgggggctacagatcaaaatgaaaaagcgatggttccatgctatccatgtggggttacatgcccaccaagtttcgtgtaccccggtctgtcagtgtcccgggaatccttgttggtgtacggtcactaaatgtacacatcaattattttattgtaaggccccccatgaacgaaagtccacgaaacttggcatgcatttggagggtgtcataatcctacactttcaatttcgtgcagttttgaccatgtcagccagagatattgtgatgaaaacacctaatgttttgctttttcatttttaactaggtggcgctatgcatgaaataagtggtaatgggataggttgacatgcccccttaagaccaacatacaaaaaaggtggacctcctaggccctacggttctcgagatattcacagaaaattgtctccgccacctacaggccagttggtgtatagtaacataaattaatttattgtgtggcccccatgaacggaattccacctaaacttggcgtgcattcagagggtgtcataatgatcctacacttccaatttcgtgcagttttgactatgttaggctTGACTatgtcacagatacctgcgattacaacacctcatttttacttttttgtgtttatctaggtggcgctatacatgaaatgagtggttatggaatgggttgacatggccctttgagatcaacatacaaaaaaaaatggtcctcctaaaccctacggttctcgagatattcacagaaaactgtgtctgcccccaccctccttttcggggtccagtccagtgggggggctacagatcaaaacgaaaacaggaggttccatgctatccatgtggggttacatgcccaccaagtttcgtgtaccccggtcttacagtgtcctgggaatccttgacggaattttggacatgcgaaaaagaaaaaaagaaaaaaaaaaaaaaaaaatctgactaaacctatatgaccgccgcttcgctgtgcggcggtcataataataagtcattaacttttctattaacatatagtttgtaaataaacatttaacatttaaatgatgtaagaaataactgttaattagtgccaaaaagacatttagtcaactattaacacatattaataaaatattagttaatagatttgttaaaacattaacatacagattttatgcaaacaactaatatttaattaatgatgaaaagcTATTAACTTGTGGCAAATAGATATTGtagtaacaattaacacatattaacaaagggttaggtaattactagtttgctatttattatggcaccttattatggagtgttactgAATCATCTGATGAACTTCCTAATTATAGTAGGTATTGGGTTTCCTTCTCAGCAACCAAGACATGGATACTTACTGCATCTGTAGAACTTGTTGAGCTCTTCAACATCATAATGGCTCATATCCAGTCTCTGTCCAATCACATCTTGGAACTCAGGTAGTTTAGTGATGATGGTAGATCCCTTGCCATTGCTGAAGGCATCTTTAGGGTAGTGCATGACTGAGAAGTAGTCATATGGGGTGTCCATGGTGCTGTTGGTATCGTTTGTTCTGATTTCAAAATTTTTCTCTTTTCCTGAGGGCACACAGTGATTGAAGAATCAATGCAGTGACACAAAACACAAGACAACAAGTGACACAAATGTGCTGTAGCATTACGtaaagcgctttgggttgcacgtTAAGCTttaaaaatgtgctatataaacaCTTATATACTCACTTCACACAACAAGGCAATAAAACATAACACAGTAAAGGCATTTCTGCAGACcattacactgcacatattgAGAAAGCTAACATCAGCATTTCATCTAGGCACTAGAAAGAGAATAGAGACCTGCTTCAATGTTTCCCCAGTTGATTGAGATGTGATTGTCCCGGTCATATCTGGACTGCTCATGCCAGAAGCCCAACGCGTGCATGAGCTCATGCTCTACGGTTGCCACAGTGTCACAATCAGAGCCAATAGAGAGTTCCTGCTCCCACTCATTTTTTCCAACTTGCGACCAacatctacaaaatgagaacaCTTTTGCTTACAACCAAACCATTTAATTGTCGAAATCCAATAATAAAATGCCTCCATTGTAAATACTGTAGAGTCAAACCCTAGGGCCTTCTTGATTTCAATGTGTTGTTCATTCCAAAACTGGGGTCTGAAGTCAACACATGTTTTCAGCCTGAACTGTTCGAAAGCTCTCAAGATGACTCCTTTTGCATTCATATCTGAGcacaaagacacgcaccatCTTAACACAAATGAATAAATTACTAATTTGACTCATATTACTCTACTGGGTGGATTATGATGACTCCATAACAATAATCCTTACCGAGGCTCCAGTCCAAATCATAAGGGACGGGCAGGGGCCAACGGTGCAGTGTACTGCGAATGGACCTCCTTCTCCTAGTCTAAAATAAATCATCATCATATATGACCTCTGCACTACTgaatttcaacagcaaacaaataacaaaaagaaAGTCCACAGAGTAGGGAAAGACAGTTAAGGTCTCTCACCTTGGTAGCAGTCTGTGAAAGCAATGTAGAGTCATGTGAGAAGATAAGAAGAAAATGCATCAAAAAGTCAAGGCCCAACAGAAACCACCGGAATTATGTTAATTATTCTCTCTGAGTAAGTATCCTCATATAAGTTACAGGATCAAAATGTAACTTAATATTTAATTGTTAAAAACATATAGAAAACTACCCAGATAATTCTGTATCGCAATAAAATGCCAACTCACAGTCTTGATGTCTCCCTCAAACAGGTCCAAACCTGTTCAAAATTAGAATTAGAATTACTCAGTCTAATTTTGTTCTGTGTATTAattttgtcttttgtcttttgttgataCTGGTCAATCCAGTTAACTGGAGTTTACCTTTATTTATGACTGTAATGTCAAGGTTTTCAACTGCAAAAGAGGGAAATGATATGAGGCTAAACAACAGGAATTTATGATGGTTAGTTGTTATTGTGGATTTTGGTGTTCATTCTATGAATATCAGTGAACATCAGAAAATAACATTGATGTTCAATTTTCTTTAACATACCTCGGAGTATTGGattaggctaaaacataaaaagatACAGGTGAATGATGACTGGAACATCTAACTGTACTTAttgcaaacaaatacaaaaacttTACTCATGGCTTGTCACatatttgattttaaaaatACGTTTTGGTTAGACATACCAGTGAAGACACCAACCCAAATGTCATGCTCAACAGGAGGAAAACACACGAATGCATTTTACCTGAACAGAGAATCACATCTGTGAGTAAAGATTTGCAGTTTGAATTGTGCTCTCTACATTAATAAGCATAGTACAAGCCTTAAGCTATGGAAGAAATCAAAACACATACCGCATTTGGATGTACCTAGTTAACCCACCGGCAAATGTtgagaagtggagaggaggcTTCATCAAAAGTCTGACCTTATGTCTGCCTACAATACAGGAAGTTAT
Coding sequences within:
- the LOC125306164 gene encoding meprin A subunit beta-like, coding for MHSCVFLLLSMTFGLVSSLPNPILRVENLDITVINKGLDLFEGDIKTTATKTRRRRSIRSTLHRWPLPVPYDLDWSLDMNAKGVILRAFEQFRLKTCVDFRPQFWNEQHIEIKKALGCWSQVGKNEWEQELSIGSDCDTVATVEHELMHALGFWHEQSRYDRDNHISINWGNIEAGKEKNFEIRTNDTNSTMDTPYDYFSVMHYPKDAFSNGKGSTIITKLPEFQDVIGQRLDMSHYDVEELNKFYRCNESISFLDHCSFDDDMCGMSVCSKSSVRWERVRRAVGGPHSDHTLLDTHSQGFFMHFSTKRGRIEDSAKMETRRMTPRRSCKVQCLEFFYYHSGSWSDQLNIWIREFDGLDDMKGTRRLMGQIKGSPADYWQLFHVPLNATKTFQVEFEARKGQGTSSGGFSVDDMNLSETECPHHTWQIRNFEGQLNANTNSSVMFSPKYYSSDDYSYQIAAVLTRDDFVVFARLVSGIFDDNLQWPCAWRQITFILLDQNPHIQKRMSKQSSITTSPSWITSQYFGRPSDWGSLNMHGFYYANKVWPHGLVMTTTQLRSRDFLKGGDAFLLISMKDISRLRYTNNLRCPTVKVKSISVSPLPPTKDDGPCGTKIPITTTSTHPPTTTTSSTTASTLRASDNSPVTPPERCNNIFSFTCYKTKISTGALVLVVLFIFIFGMLCTCCCNKTKRDVPSAENRVFMQMQ